In Desulfotignum phosphitoxidans DSM 13687, a single window of DNA contains:
- a CDS encoding sigma-54-dependent transcriptional regulator, whose translation MTHQILVVEDDPAHARMLKTLIADWGYEVVLADDGDTGVEQVKSRSFDIVLLDMKMKRLSGMEALKQILEYNPSLPVVMMTAYSSVDTAVEALKIGAYDYLTKPLDFDRLKLTLERILERIFLQSENQHLKERLKSTALHHNILGKSPAMAALLDTLNMVAPTDANVLVTGESGTGKELAAAALHDNSPRKDQPFVRINCAAITPTLLESELFGHAKGAFTGADKKRKGKFLLAHKGSILLDEIGEMTLPMQVKLLRVLQEKEITPVGSDDNISVDVRVIAATNRDLKAMAKQGTFRQDLFFRLNVVTVTIPPLRERPEDIPELVLHFLARFSKKNRREIKGVAPDAMDAMIRYAWPGNVRELMNAVERAVVLARTDYITRMDLPFGQTDESETPDRAHGAGHLENTPLSRIEKQAILSTYAAADGNKSETARRLGITRKTLLKKLKQYGKDK comes from the coding sequence ATGACACATCAGATACTGGTGGTGGAGGATGACCCGGCCCATGCCCGGATGCTCAAGACCCTGATAGCGGACTGGGGGTATGAGGTGGTGCTGGCCGATGACGGGGACACGGGGGTGGAACAGGTGAAATCCCGCAGTTTTGATATTGTGCTGCTGGATATGAAAATGAAGCGCCTGTCCGGCATGGAGGCCCTGAAACAGATCCTGGAATACAACCCGTCTTTGCCCGTGGTGATGATGACCGCGTATTCGTCCGTGGACACGGCCGTGGAAGCCCTGAAGATCGGGGCGTATGATTATCTGACCAAACCGCTGGATTTTGACAGGCTGAAACTGACCCTCGAGCGGATCCTGGAACGGATTTTTCTGCAGTCGGAAAATCAGCACCTGAAGGAGCGTCTCAAATCCACAGCCCTTCACCACAATATTCTGGGAAAAAGTCCGGCCATGGCCGCATTGCTGGACACGCTCAACATGGTGGCGCCCACGGATGCCAATGTGCTGGTGACCGGGGAATCGGGCACGGGCAAGGAACTGGCGGCTGCGGCCCTGCATGACAACAGTCCCCGGAAAGACCAGCCCTTTGTGCGGATCAACTGTGCGGCCATTACTCCGACCCTGCTGGAGTCGGAACTGTTCGGCCATGCCAAAGGCGCGTTCACGGGTGCGGACAAAAAACGCAAAGGAAAGTTCCTTCTGGCCCACAAAGGCAGTATCCTGCTGGATGAAATCGGTGAGATGACCCTGCCCATGCAGGTCAAACTGCTGCGGGTGCTCCAGGAGAAAGAGATCACCCCCGTGGGCAGTGATGACAATATTTCCGTGGATGTGCGGGTGATTGCGGCCACCAACCGGGATCTGAAAGCCATGGCAAAACAGGGCACGTTCCGGCAGGACCTGTTTTTCCGCTTGAATGTGGTGACCGTGACCATCCCGCCTTTGCGGGAACGGCCCGAAGATATTCCGGAGCTGGTGCTGCATTTTCTGGCCCGGTTTTCCAAAAAAAACCGGCGGGAGATCAAGGGGGTGGCACCGGATGCCATGGATGCCATGATCCGGTATGCCTGGCCCGGAAATGTCCGGGAACTGATGAATGCCGTGGAACGGGCCGTGGTCCTGGCCCGGACCGATTATATCACCCGGATGGATCTGCCCTTTGGACAAACGGATGAATCAGAAACGCCGGACAGGGCTCATGGGGCCGGCCATCTGGAAAATACGCCGTTGTCCCGGATTGAAAAACAAGCGATTCTATCCACCTATGCCGCAGCTGACGGCAACAAGAGCGAAACGGCCCGGCGCCTGGGAATTACCCGAAAAACATTGTTAAAAAAGCTTAAACAGTATGGAAAAGACAAATAA
- a CDS encoding ATP-binding protein, which produces MKKLSPRSLSSLISPLMLAGVILVLTPIFAVMTLDRMQKLKSHITDQQLAKGISLIRTFEAGTRTGMMTMHWGMRRIQDLLQETAFQPEVVHIMIVSAGGTILAHSDPDQVGQVLTDIPDMPDSEATKSPVFHRSLLKGKEKVFEVYKRFTPMESRFGGHPMRMMHGMQRTRRAGPFQDKESGMEKHDVLEAGAWILVGLSMDQMGRAQARLLRDAVGQGVMFFILGCAGVISLMVFQAYRTTKARLVSARALSEKLKKEVETTRHLAAIGKLAGGVAHEIRNPLSSIKGFATYFEKRYADHPEDQDTARIMVQEVERINRSVTQLLEFAKPMAVEKKQVGLRQVISHSLKLMAHDLEKKSIAVHTDIRSARSTFYTDPDRMNQILLNLYMNSLAAMDDGGTLTVTVVDVSPGRDLEIRVTDDGCGMDEHILSDIFDPYFTTRPDGTGLGLSIVHRLVETLGAEIRVESVKDQGTTFFIRLSAQKKENSK; this is translated from the coding sequence ATGAAAAAATTATCACCCCGATCACTGTCGTCCCTGATTTCCCCGCTCATGCTGGCAGGGGTGATTCTGGTGCTGACACCGATTTTTGCGGTCATGACCCTGGACCGGATGCAAAAGCTTAAATCCCATATCACGGATCAGCAGCTGGCCAAGGGAATTTCTCTGATCCGGACCTTTGAGGCCGGGACCCGGACCGGCATGATGACCATGCACTGGGGCATGCGCCGGATTCAGGATCTGCTTCAGGAAACCGCGTTTCAGCCGGAAGTGGTGCATATCATGATTGTTTCAGCCGGGGGCACCATACTGGCTCACAGTGATCCGGACCAGGTGGGGCAGGTTTTGACGGATATACCGGATATGCCTGATTCAGAAGCAACAAAAAGCCCCGTGTTTCATCGATCCCTGCTCAAAGGCAAAGAAAAAGTGTTTGAGGTATACAAGCGGTTTACCCCCATGGAAAGCCGGTTTGGGGGCCATCCCATGCGCATGATGCACGGCATGCAGCGGACAAGAAGGGCGGGGCCATTTCAGGACAAAGAAAGCGGCATGGAGAAACATGACGTTCTGGAGGCGGGTGCATGGATCCTGGTAGGGCTTTCCATGGATCAGATGGGCCGGGCTCAGGCCCGGTTGCTGCGTGATGCCGTGGGCCAGGGCGTGATGTTTTTTATTCTGGGGTGTGCGGGCGTGATCAGTCTGATGGTGTTCCAGGCCTACCGCACCACCAAAGCCCGGCTGGTCAGCGCCAGGGCATTGTCGGAAAAACTGAAAAAAGAGGTGGAAACCACCCGGCACCTGGCAGCCATCGGCAAACTGGCAGGGGGCGTGGCCCATGAGATCAGAAATCCGTTGAGCTCCATCAAAGGGTTTGCCACCTATTTTGAAAAACGGTATGCCGATCATCCGGAAGATCAGGACACCGCAAGGATCATGGTCCAGGAAGTGGAACGGATCAACCGGTCCGTCACCCAGCTGCTGGAGTTTGCCAAGCCCATGGCCGTGGAAAAAAAACAGGTGGGCCTCCGGCAAGTGATATCCCACTCATTGAAGCTGATGGCCCATGACCTGGAAAAGAAATCCATTGCCGTTCACACGGATATCCGATCGGCCCGGTCAACATTTTACACGGACCCGGACCGCATGAACCAGATTCTGCTCAACCTTTACATGAACAGCCTGGCAGCCATGGATGACGGGGGCACACTCACGGTCACGGTGGTTGATGTGTCTCCGGGCAGGGATCTGGAGATTCGTGTCACAGATGACGGCTGCGGCATGGATGAACACATATTGTCCGACATTTTTGATCCGTATTTCACCACCCGGCCGGACGGCACGGGCTTAGGCCTGTCCATTGTGCACCGGCTGGTGGAAACCCTGGGCGCAGAGATCCGGGTGGAGAGCGTCAAGGATCAGGGAACCACATTTTTTATCCGGCTGTCTGCACAGAAAAAGGAAAACAGCAAATGA